From one Candidatus Rhodoluna planktonica genomic stretch:
- the msrB gene encoding peptide-methionine (R)-S-oxide reductase MsrB, which translates to MNYPVEKTESEWQSELSEFEYYVLRKAGTEPAYSGELLNENRFGIFSCRGCGQELFRSETKFESHCGWPSFYEPKSTDAVELLSDFSHGMIRTEVRCKNCGSHLGHVFDDAPQTPTGDRYCINSVSITFSEINK; encoded by the coding sequence GTGAACTACCCGGTAGAAAAAACTGAATCTGAGTGGCAAAGTGAACTCAGCGAATTTGAGTACTACGTATTGCGTAAGGCAGGTACAGAGCCTGCCTATTCGGGCGAGCTACTTAACGAGAATCGATTTGGGATTTTTTCTTGTCGCGGCTGCGGGCAAGAACTTTTTCGAAGTGAAACAAAATTTGAGTCCCACTGCGGCTGGCCAAGTTTCTATGAACCCAAGTCAACCGATGCGGTAGAGCTGCTGTCAGATTTTTCGCATGGAATGATTCGCACTGAAGTGCGCTGCAAAAACTGTGGTTCGCATCTGGGTCACGTATTCGATGATGCCCCTCAAACTCCCACCGGTGACCGATACTGCATAAATTCAGTTAGCATCACTTTTAGCGAAATCAATAAGTAA
- a CDS encoding LytR C-terminal domain-containing protein, with product MSKKFQPDEFDAVVEHGGRHREARTAKHRIFEWLRIFVAAAVVASIGYVGLKIADNNVIFTESLNFGSSQNEAQLKVTVLDGSNIEGAVSVAGESLIKSGYALGDVSELVDLDKNQVDIATTVVIALTQDDLAEAAKIAKILGPEVQVVLSSEYPGPITVLLGADYQIPETE from the coding sequence ATGTCAAAAAAGTTCCAGCCCGATGAATTTGATGCGGTGGTCGAGCACGGTGGCCGACACCGCGAGGCTCGCACGGCAAAACATCGCATTTTTGAATGGCTAAGAATTTTTGTTGCCGCTGCAGTTGTCGCCTCGATTGGCTATGTCGGACTCAAAATCGCTGATAACAATGTGATTTTTACCGAATCTCTAAATTTTGGATCTTCGCAAAACGAAGCACAGTTAAAGGTCACCGTACTAGATGGCTCCAACATCGAAGGGGCGGTCTCGGTCGCTGGCGAATCGCTCATCAAATCGGGGTACGCCCTCGGTGATGTCAGTGAACTAGTTGATCTAGATAAAAACCAGGTTGACATCGCCACCACCGTTGTGATTGCTCTTACCCAAGACGATTTGGCCGAGGCTGCGAAGATAGCCAAAATCTTGGGACCAGAGGTGCAGGTTGTTCTTTCTAGCGAATATCCTGGGCCCATAACGGTGCTGTTGGGTGCCGACTACCAGATCCCAGAAACCGAATAG
- a CDS encoding cold-shock protein has protein sequence MAQGTVKWFNSEKGFGFITQDGGADVFVHFSAIQTDGYRELKENQRVEFEVKTGDKGPQADSVVVIG, from the coding sequence ATGGCACAGGGAACCGTAAAGTGGTTCAACTCTGAAAAGGGTTTTGGTTTCATCACTCAGGATGGCGGAGCAGACGTATTCGTCCACTTCTCAGCAATCCAGACCGATGGTTACCGCGAACTTAAAGAGAACCAGCGAGTCGAGTTTGAAGTCAAGACTGGCGACAAGGGACCACAGGCGGATTCAGTCGTAGTAATCGGCTAA
- the groL gene encoding chaperonin GroEL (60 kDa chaperone family; promotes refolding of misfolded polypeptides especially under stressful conditions; forms two stacked rings of heptamers to form a barrel-shaped 14mer; ends can be capped by GroES; misfolded proteins enter the barrel where they are refolded when GroES binds) encodes MAKIIQFNEEARRGLERGLNILADTVKVTLGPRGRNVVLEKKWGAPTITNDGVSIAREIELDDPFEKIGAELVKEVAKKTDDVAGDGTTTATVLAQALVREGLRNVAAGADPITLKRGIEKAVAAVTEQLIANAKPVETKEQIAATASISAGDTQIGELIAEAIDKVGREGVVTVEESNTFGIELQLTEGMRFDKGYISAYMVTDPERQEAVLEDAYVLIANSKISNIKDLLPIVDKVIQANKPLLIIAEDIEGEALATLIVNKIRGIFKSVAVKAPGFGDRRKAMLQDIAILTGGQVISEEVGLKLENATLDLLGRARKIVVTKDETTIVEGSGDASMIAGRVEQIRREIDNTDSDYDREKLQERLAKLAGGVAVIKAGAATEVELKERKHRIEDAVRNAKAAVEEGIVAGGGVALLQAGKQAFDKLELTGDEATGANIVKVAISAPLKQIAINAGLEPGVVAEKVASLPSGQGLNAATGEYVDMLQAGINDPVKVTRSALQNAASIAGLFLTTEAVVADKPEPAAANAAAPAGGDMGF; translated from the coding sequence ATGGCAAAAATCATTCAGTTCAATGAAGAAGCCCGCCGTGGCCTCGAGCGCGGTCTGAACATCCTCGCAGACACCGTCAAGGTAACGCTTGGCCCACGCGGTCGCAACGTAGTACTCGAGAAGAAGTGGGGAGCCCCAACCATCACCAACGATGGTGTTTCAATCGCCCGCGAAATCGAGCTAGACGACCCATTTGAAAAAATCGGTGCCGAGCTAGTCAAGGAAGTTGCCAAGAAGACCGATGATGTCGCTGGTGACGGAACCACTACCGCTACCGTTTTGGCACAGGCTTTGGTTCGCGAAGGTTTGCGCAACGTCGCTGCCGGCGCCGACCCAATCACACTTAAGCGCGGCATTGAAAAGGCCGTCGCTGCTGTCACCGAGCAGTTAATCGCAAACGCTAAGCCAGTAGAAACCAAAGAGCAGATTGCCGCTACCGCATCTATCTCTGCAGGTGACACCCAGATTGGTGAGCTAATCGCAGAGGCAATCGACAAGGTTGGTCGCGAGGGTGTAGTTACCGTCGAAGAGTCAAACACCTTTGGAATTGAACTTCAGCTGACCGAAGGTATGCGCTTTGACAAGGGTTACATCTCGGCATACATGGTTACCGACCCAGAGCGCCAAGAAGCAGTGCTTGAAGATGCATACGTCTTGATTGCTAACTCAAAGATCTCAAACATCAAAGACCTGCTACCGATCGTCGACAAGGTGATTCAGGCAAACAAGCCTTTGCTAATCATCGCTGAAGACATCGAGGGTGAGGCTTTGGCTACCCTAATCGTCAACAAGATTCGCGGAATCTTCAAGTCGGTTGCTGTTAAGGCTCCGGGCTTTGGCGATCGTCGTAAAGCCATGTTGCAGGACATCGCAATTCTCACCGGTGGACAGGTTATCTCTGAAGAGGTTGGCCTAAAGCTAGAGAACGCAACTCTCGACCTACTCGGCCGTGCTCGCAAGATTGTGGTCACCAAGGATGAGACCACCATCGTTGAGGGCTCGGGCGACGCAAGCATGATTGCTGGACGTGTTGAGCAGATCCGTCGTGAAATTGACAACACCGACAGCGACTATGACCGCGAGAAGCTACAGGAGCGTTTGGCTAAGCTAGCCGGCGGTGTTGCAGTTATCAAGGCTGGTGCTGCCACCGAGGTCGAACTCAAGGAACGCAAGCACCGCATTGAAGATGCCGTGCGTAACGCCAAGGCTGCTGTTGAGGAGGGCATCGTAGCTGGTGGTGGAGTTGCTCTACTACAGGCTGGCAAGCAGGCTTTCGACAAGCTTGAGCTAACCGGAGACGAGGCAACCGGCGCAAACATCGTGAAGGTTGCAATTTCTGCTCCGCTAAAGCAGATCGCAATTAACGCTGGACTAGAGCCAGGAGTCGTCGCTGAGAAGGTTGCTTCATTGCCTTCGGGTCAGGGACTAAACGCCGCAACCGGAGAGTATGTAGACATGCTCCAGGCTGGAATCAACGACCCAGTGAAGGTGACTCGCTCGGCTTTGCAGAACGCAGCATCGATTGCCGGATTGTTCTTGACCACCGAAGCAGTTGTCGCCGACAAGCCAGAACCTGCTGCTGCAAACGCAGCTGCACCTGCTGGCGGAGACATGGGCTTCTAA
- a CDS encoding WXG100 family type VII secretion target: MTHFSVDSDQVVAATAAINQTLAKVVADHDVLLSQLSALQSSWTGAAASSFQELAARWRQTSATVENQLAEISAALSMAANQYAEIEMSNQRLFI, translated from the coding sequence ATGACCCATTTCAGTGTTGATTCAGATCAGGTTGTCGCCGCCACAGCAGCCATAAACCAAACTTTGGCAAAGGTTGTCGCCGACCACGATGTGCTGTTGAGCCAGCTTTCTGCCTTGCAATCCAGCTGGACAGGCGCTGCGGCATCAAGTTTTCAAGAGCTTGCAGCTCGCTGGAGACAAACCAGTGCAACTGTAGAAAATCAATTGGCCGAAATTTCTGCGGCACTCTCGATGGCGGCAAATCAGTATGCCGAAATCGAGATGAGCAACCAGCGCTTATTTATCTAA